In the genome of Triticum urartu cultivar G1812 chromosome 5, Tu2.1, whole genome shotgun sequence, one region contains:
- the LOC125507584 gene encoding LOB domain-containing protein 24-like: MSTTGDVEVEMHEEDQEGGGRRCAACKYLRRRCAHDCVLAPYFPASHPHRYASVHRVFGASNVARLLQSLPVDERAQAAETMAMEAQWRVEDPVYGCTGIISQLQEEIQATQCELARTRAQLAIVPAHGAQLQGSTVALPPPPPPPQRDDGHRVPISQMQGLGEAVPLLDPDEFLDFDGI; encoded by the exons ATGTCCACCACCGGCGACGTGGAGGTGGAAATGCACGAGGAAGACCAGGAAGGCGGCGGCAGGAGGTGCGCGGCGTGCAAGTACCTGCGCCGGCGGTGCGCCCACGACTGCGTGCTCGCCCCCTACTTCCCGGCGTCGCACCCCCACCGCTACGCCTCCGTCCACCGGGTCTTCGGCGCCAGCAACGTCGCGAGGTTGCTCCAG AGCTTGCCGGTGGACGAGAGAGCTCAGGCGGCGGAGACGATGGCGATGGAGGCGCAGTGGCGGGTGGAGGACCCGGTGTATGGATGCACCGGGATCATCAGCCAGCTGCAGGAGGAGATTCAGGCCACGCAGTGCGAGCTCGCCAGGACGCGGGCGCAGCTCGCCATCGTCCCCGCGCACGGTGCGCAGCTGCAGGGTTCCACGGTTGCtcttccgccgccgccgccgccgccgcagcgtGACGACGGCCACCGCGTCCCAATCTCGCAGATGCAAGGGCTGGGAGAGGCGGTGCCGTTGCTTGACCCGGACGAGTTCCTAGATTTCGACGGGATTTGA